The window TGGTCCTCTCCATCCTCATGGATCAGATCCACCACCTGGATTTCACCCAGCCCCCAGCAtttgtctgtctctttccctGTTTCCTCTACACACTCAGAAGCACCCATCTGTGGTGTCTGTTGCTCTGCTGGGGCTGACAGACCAGCACGGTGGCTTGAGAGTATTCTGTAGCGTTCCTCTCTCCGAGTACTCCACTTTGTGCTGCGTAAATCACCAAGTATCCGCTGTGAGCTGGCAGCAGAGGGACGCAGTGCATGTGCCGTGCGAGGCCGAGCCAAAGCATGTCGAACCTGCGTCTGAACGGGAGCATCCTGGTGATGGGATGACAAAGATAACAACCCATGAGGCTTTAACATAAACATGGATATCCCTTTTAATTCCCAACTCATAGAAGATGCCAGAACTGCACACTCATCTTACTCGCGGTTCCACtaatttaatgcaaatattaacAAAATCCAACAATTAAAAACCCCACATCCAATTTTCTTCAACGAGGAAGCAACCAATTTGTAACAACAGACAATTTAAAACACTAACAATTACCTatttacaaaacaaactaaaagaaCAGTAGCAATAGGACATGTGCAAAGATGCAAGATTCACATGTTGAAAACACAATGACCAGAATTTTCCCTGCGCATAAAAATGTTTGGTGCCCTCAAAAGACAATTTGGTCTAGCAcaaaaatgacaatcaacagGACTGTGTTCATCaaatggcaagaaataaaaggaaaatcCAGAGAAATATGTAAGATAACAAAGACACTTTGCCTTAACTGTATGTGACTCAACTATGGTTATTTGCTTGGTCACCTCCCAAAAGCATAGTTATCACCAGGAAAAacttactgttaaaaaaaaataaaaagacattaCATGCacctaaaaatgcagaaaagacagaaaagcctGTTAAGGAGTGACTCCTTATCCCCCTCCCAAATAGTTAACTTTGTCATCAGAGCCCAGGAGTGGTGTATTCCTCATTTTGGCTGTGAGATTTCACTTCCTAATGACATTAAAAACTTTAAGACTGCATACTTCTGACACAAGACTGAGCTTCAAAAACCCTATATAAAGGCTCACCAGAATCAATATTGTGATATCAATTTTTCAGTCATTGCGCCCATCACTCACTAAAGGAAGCATTCTCAAAATGTAATGAAGTGGAAAAAGCTGCATTAGCCATCTATCCGTTTTACCGAATcccacaaagaaaaacatagtGGTCGGTCACACATTACACAAACAAGTGCAGTGCTACAACTGTATATAGCAGTGTTTACAGCTAATCTAATTAGCTTACGTAATGGGTCTGATTTTGTCTATTGATTTGCGcatgtaaatatttaatttacttCAAACGTTAGTCATACCACAGCCTGGATTTTGATTGTCACGTCATTTTCAAGGCCCAAATTACGTCAAAAAACAAGCTAACAGCAGTTTGTGGGGTAGCTAGGGCTAGCAGCTAGCATGATTGCTAACAACAATAAGCACAAAGGCGCGTTGTTTTCAGACAGCAAGTGACGCTCTCATCAGCTTCATTCAGCTTGCTATCAGCCACTCAGCTCTTCTGAGTGGTTTCAACTATCGTGATAACTAccgccccccaccaccactATTTGTCAAAAGCTACcccttccactgaccgctgctcTGACGATAGCATTGGGCCCCTCACCTGTGTTGCTACGGTCGCCACGAGTTTGAAGACAGAGTTTTCCACTTCGGCTTCGTTGGGCTCAGGTACCGTTTCGCCTGAGCTCTGGGACGTTTCGGGACGGATACGTTTGCATGCCAGCAGCAAAGCATCTGCGGGGTCGGttcccctttttcttttcactcGGAGAATCGTAGTATTTGGATCCATGTTGTCTCCGTCTCTCTTTAGTGTGTCTGGCAGTTGGAAAGAAAGGAAACGCGAGAGATCGCAATCCTCCTTTATTTCCGGTGACTACGAATTTGTAGAAACTCGTAAAACTATAGTAATTTCTTTGATGTAGTTTACTTGATACGTTCCCTCGTATTATTATATAGTTAAATTAACTAAACTGCCGCCACGAGTTTCCAATGTATCACTGTAatccacaatgtcaataaaacattaaacattttatttcttaaaacttcaaagtaaaagcactTCCTGTTAACGTTGTCCAATTAAAAGCTGACTTTGTGActtctgctatttttttttagacattACGTCATTGTgattgctgtgttttgttttgttttttctaatacataagtaatgtttttttgttgttgttgttgttttgtttttgtgatgatGGAGCTGCAAAGTTCTACAATGTTTTATCTCCGGACAAAAGAGTCGCAAGTGGTTCTCAAACGTTTTGCCAAACTTAAAAATGCTTTCAAACATATCAAAAATAGTCCAACACCCCAATCTATGTTTTAATcagttaataaaataataataaaaaaataataaaatgatcagtgttgatatatattttttattttttaaactgtacttattttattacaaaaaaTGTATTATACACAATATTATACATAATATAACATTTTATCATAAAATTAAATTCTGTTATCACACAAAGATGGTGCTGCACTAACCTGAAAATAGTTTCAGATGGAATAACTGTTTTACAAAGACCTTTTACTTGTGAAATTTCATAATCCTGCTTATATTGCCTAATAGTGCAAAGATTTTGTCCACAAAATAGACTTCAGCTGCCCAAAGTAAAACAATAGTTATGCAAAATAATGTAGATTATTACTTTTCGTATTCCCTACAATGATGACAGTCATGCAGACCTTTGTCACCATGTTGCAGGCGTTTACTGTCACCGGGGGGCAGTGTCAAAAACAACCTATCTGTTATTTACTCCTGCAGTTATTGTCTGTCTGTTATGTgacagctgtgtgcaggcaggaaaaggacccaaagtgcagactccagagacaaacgtaaactcaaacagctttaatgctgaactcaaaaggtAACAAAACTGAGAGTTCCAGATAAACTTatacagacagaacacacagctagataagggtagatcgcgacaatgacaaactgaaacacagggcttaaatacatagagggagcaatcagggaatgggcaacaggagggaaacacaactggggcaaatcaggcctaacgagacaaggggaagcaaaaccagatacattaaCATCAGACaaggaccttcaaaataaaacaggaaacatgacacagactgaactaaagACAGACTCCCACGCACGCactgcaacagagggaacagagacgtaGGGCAGACATAGACACTAGCTGGGCACGGGGATATAACAACTaaggataacacagagacataaccCATAAGAaagaactctaacaaagaaaccaaagactagaaaagataaataatataataaactcaaaagccctgggtcaacgacccaggcatcctaacactgTCTCTTTATTACAATTTGAATCACCCCTACAGTGAGTCAGCCAAGATAACAAGCATTTTAGTGAGTGTATACTTGATGAAACAAtgcagaaatattaaaataccACAGAGTATATAACTGAACTGATTAGTCTGCAGTGAAGTCACCTGCTTTATGAAGATAAATATCTACCATGACTGGCCAATAACAGTAACAATAACTAATAGCATTCTGTAGTATATAGGTTAAGTTTGTAGGACAGATACATTACCTGACCTATACCTATAGTACCTTACCTATAATACAGTATAAAGAATATGGATGATCTTCAcagtaactgctttttaaattaaatgattCACAAGTTAATTGTTGAATATGCTAACAAAAATCATATCTGTATTTGATTCCAAaataagaaagaagagaaaaaaacgtCAACAAATAAAATGAGTCTTCATTACCATATATGACTGTCACCGGTAAAATGTTAGAAAATGCAGTGTAAAATGTAACTAAAAATTGAATGCAACAGTTTCCAAATCTCATAaagccatattttattcacagtggAACAtagataatataaaaatatttaaaagttatttaaataaaaaaatgtagtaGATGGAGAGGACAGCCAGCTGCTGTCGGCCAAAGCTAATTTAGAATGGACAGAGGCACGTTTTACAACAGCATAATAGGAATAGGAGAGTGGAAGTGTTGAACTGCCCAGTCTGCAGTCCGGACCTttcacaaattaaaaacatttggcACAGCCAATCCAGCAGCTGGTCTCTGCGTCCTaaaattcagttaaattcaattttattcatatggtgccaaatcacaagaacagtcacctcaagacactttatactgtaaattattgcatatttataCCTTGTATATTGCAGTGATAGAGACTGTAGCCTCCTCTCTAATAAAAGAAGAGAGGATCCTACACACTGGCAAATATGGCCCTGTCCGAACCTTTTTCAGACGTTTTCCTGGCGTCTAATTCGAGCTGGGCGTTTATCAGATTTAAAAACTAGATATATTTTCCGTGTTCTGCTGAGAATAAAATATGAggttttaactatttaattTGTTTGCATTCTGATTTTAGTTACCTTTTACACACCATGTCAACATTTTTGGAATTGGGTTTGTAAGTCAGGATAATTCACTTGTCTTAGCTATTATTTAAACTGGTGGTGAGCTTTTTCTGACAGGTATCTGTTGATGAGTTATTGTTCAATTGAGGCTTCCTGGTCAAAGCCAAAGACCACAGGAACATGAAGACACCtgataagagagaaaaaaaatgccacTTTTCTCACAAATGATCAAAATCCAGTGCATACTTCATATGAGAATTAGTCACATACTAACCTTGAAAGCAGTTGAATATTGTGAATACATAGATGCCAGGGAGTGAAACATATGTGATGCTGGTTAACCCCCAAGGTAACCCCAGCACAAGGCTGAGGCCCAGTACTTTAACAGAGTCCTTCCATAAATTCcagcctttgtttttgtttgtctttttccagCCAGTGTTGTTTCCAAAGCCTCCACTACCCCTTCTTATCCCCCAGAGCTTAAACACAACTAGTCCCATAACACAGGCATTAAAGAGCACCACCAAGGACGGAAAGGTCACTGTAGTGATGTAACTGGTTATAAGGTGCTTCTTCGGGAACTCGCTGTTCATCCAGCATCTGCTCAttattgaaaaacaaatatgtattaaataaatataaaacattttggaGGCAGCatataaatgtcaccaatgttAACATCAAAGTATGATTTTTTTGTCTTAAATCAAATCTCATGGGTCACTGCATgcataaaaatcacacagaTGATTAGTTTCTTACATGTGTGCTGTTGTATTGGGGAGTTTGGCATCCCGCATGTGCAGGGTGTATTTACCATAAACACCTGAAATTGCACAAATCACTGCGACTAGTGTCGGGAAGCCTAAAGAAGTAAAAATAGAATGATTTTCAAGTGAAGcagtaaatatatacatatacaaagataaaatttaaaaaaatgtatgtgcTGCACCTTGAAGTGCAAATATTAGCAAACATGACTTCATAGTGCAGTCTTTCAATTGAAAAAGAAGCTGCTGtacataaaacaacaacaacaacaacaaactttat is drawn from Oreochromis aureus strain Israel breed Guangdong linkage group 1, ZZ_aureus, whole genome shotgun sequence and contains these coding sequences:
- the slc7a6os gene encoding probable RNA polymerase II nuclear localization protein SLC7A6OS, encoding MDPNTTILRVKRKRGTDPADALLLACKRIRPETSQSSGETVPEPNEAEVENSVFKLVATVATQDAPVQTQVRHALARPRTAHALRPSAASSQRILGDLRSTKWSTRREERYRILSSHRAGLSAPAEQQTPQMGASECVEETGKETDKCWGLGEIQVVDLIHEDGEDQDKPSGKILSSEPDEILCNNTKMLRERLSISGDRLGEEHREQDDDYVYDLYYQETVTPGWIQDILSVRAYADEGELVPDLVVHEEEVYEDEDDENEEGNWRNDYPDEESDTDSDREERYGGYWEEEHSYSRRSWQRYQREVMHELGCRGDDDNGDDDDDGDKYDSD